The Gadus chalcogrammus isolate NIFS_2021 chromosome 14, NIFS_Gcha_1.0, whole genome shotgun sequence sequence TACTGCTGCAAAggtttggctgtgtgtgctgGGGCGGGGGGATACAAGTTTAACACTGGATCACCACATCTGTGTGGATACAAAGCATCTGTGGAAATCCGTCCTTTGCTTGAATCTGTTCAACTTCCCAGCCCACCAAGGAGAGACGCCCCAGAACACGCCTCAGCACGGCCGGGAGATCAGGGTTCACCAGCACCAGGGTGAACTCAGGGTCGGGAGGTAGagcaaggtgtccctgagcaaggcacctcatcctaactgctcctgacgagctggctgtcgccctgcgttgTTGACTCAGCCATTCATGTGTGCTTGAATGgctgaatgttaggcaatattgcaaagcgctttgagtaGCCACTGGTTAGTAAAGTGCTGTATAactgcagtccatttaccatttaccaaaTGGGACTTCTGTCTCAGACCAGTGTTCACCAGCACCAGGGTGAACTCAGGTTAGTGTTGCTGCTGTCTCCAGCTGACTGCACTCAGCCTCCAGAGATGGACCTGTGTGGTTTTGTAGCTTCCGACTGACCTTCCTCTCTGTTGATTCTGCAGCCTATTCTCTGGTCGTCGCTCAGCGCTCACACAATCAGGTTTCTATAAACGGCATaatgaggggtgagagagaacAAGGGTGAGAGACGGATAGCTTTGGAGAACAGGATGTGGAAGAGttgggatggggaggagggattcggtagagaaaaaaaatccagaatggATAGATACCTGTCTGCACAACCAATAaccatcagtgtgtgtgcacatgtgtgtgtgttgtttgtgtgtgtgtctgtacatgtttgtgtgatgtgtgtgtacatgtttgtgtgtatgtgtgtgcatgtgtgtgtgtgtgcacacttctgtgtgtgtgtgtgtgtgtgtcaggccatGTGATTCTGCAGACATGATGCTAATCATGACCCTCTTCCTAATCTCCCCCTGCGTGAGGTGTAtgcaccctcctcctcccccctcctcctcctccctctctctctctccctctctctcacccttcccttCCCAGGCGCTTTACTCCCTCCTCACTACacctccgccccccccaccttgGACTGATAAATAGCACAGCGTGATTCGCTGCCTCGCAAACTAGACGATCAATCCAGAGCCCCACAGCTCCACGCTCGGCCAGCGCTCAGACCCTCCGACGCGTGTCTCCCCTCAGTTCCTCAGCGGCCATCTCCAGTCTCCTTCCATCAGGTCCGTCCAGCTGCCATGTTCCCTCAGAAGCCGGAGGGGCCCCTGCCCCGGCGGGGCCGGTCCTTCGACTCGGTGAACACGGGGTACGAAGACAAGCAGATCCACAACGAGGTGAGGAGCCGGGGGGCCTCGGGGCTGGTGTTTGGTTCCTTTAGGACTCCACTCTGACCCCTGGACACGCGGGACTAAATGGAATTAGGGACAAAATGATTGAGTCATGTTCTTGGTTTATTCTCTTCTTGTTTGAAATCAGATCATGTGAGGAGTGACTTTTACTCTTTTGGAGTGGTACCCGTGGTTGAAGACTGGTGACTATAGTAGCCGGTCTGTTGTTTCATTGCACCAACCGGGCTGGATGTCCGTGCGTGACTCACAGGCTGAGCCACCTAAATCTGGATGAGGGTACATCCAATAATCATTTTGCTCTGTGAAATAGGTTACCAAACACTAATCATCCCTGAAATTGatgtattgttattgtgtaaTAATATGCATAACAATCTTATCCCGTTGACTATgctgatttcttttttttacctaaAATGCAAGAAGGAACTGATCAAAAGATCTGGCTAATTCATTTCCATAAAAATTCCGTCCATCGATCGAACCCCTCATGGTTCACTTCAGACATCGTGTACGTCAACCGGCTGAGAACGGAATGCAGCCCAGGTGTTGTTGCTAACACCCAGGTCTAATCCCTCGTCGGCCACCGGGATTAGAGGGACACTATCATTAAAGCTGCCTCCTTCTTCAATGAGATGGCCGCGCACACCTCGGTCCATGCAGGAGAGGAACCGGCCTGAGGAGGCACGCGCAGACCCTGGGGGCTGGCGAGTCAAGCGGCCTGGGGCTGGCACGACCGTGGGGCTGGAAAGCCGTTCTCCAGAGGGGATTAGCGTCACATGGTTCCACTCCTGGCCGCGGGGAGCGGAGAGCTGCATGcttattttctatttgaataACTTGAGGTGTATGAGGGTCTGGTCTTGTGTTAGTGACGGTGCCTCCGGGCTCAGACCACGGAGGTGATGGGTctcgcagcgacccgggttcgatgtCACCGGTGGTCTGATGCTATTAGTAATTCCCTGTCTTCTTTGACCCACTGTCCTCCTCACAAAGACATGAAAAGATCCtacaaatatattaaaaaaatgataCATTAAGATATTATTGTGATTGTTTTATACAATGGAAAAGGTTAtctttgcatttattttgttcCGACAGAGTAAGAACCCAATCTTTAATTTTGTACTGAACTCTTGCCCttaaatttaatttttttgaacAGCAGCTGAAATGTGTTTTTACAACAAGAAATGTaaactaacaaatgtacttTGCAAATGCTAGTTATCCCCTTGTGTGTTTTCCTTTCTTTATACAGAAACCGTGCATCTGATCTGTTTCTGACACCTTCATCCTGTGTACGGCCTAATCCCGTTCCTCTCTCCCAGATAAACAAAGTGACGTTCGGTAaaatcaaggaaaacaaagacaaCAAGACGCGGAGCCCCTCCCCAGACTGCCCCAACAGCTCCGCCAAGGGCCGGGCGGCCATCGTGTTCTCCCTGAAGAACGAGGTCGGGGGCCTGGTGAAGGCGCTCAAACTGTTCCAAGTAATTACGCAAATGTTAAACTCATCCATTCCATCTCCTCCAACTCCATGTGACAATCCCCCGGAGTTGAGCCGTCGTCACTCATATCTGTCAGCCGCTCTGCCGTCCCCCAGCCCCAGGCCGCCGCTACATGCATGTTTTGTGTCACATCTGTGCAGGACAAACACGTCAACCTGGTCCACATCGAGTCCCGCAAATCCAAGCGCAGGAATTCAGACTTTGAGATCTTTGTGGATTGCGACAGCAACAACGAGCAGCTCAAGGAGCTGACCCACTTACTGCGGaaacacaccaacattgttgAGATGGACCCGCCGGACGAAAGCGCCGTGCTGGAGGAAGGTAAAAAATGATATGAATTCACCCTGTCGACCACCTCAGACCGCCTCGCGCAGGAAAGGCTGATGAGCTTGAGGCAAGGCCAAATCATTGTTTACGATAAATGCCTTAATATCTCCAAACACAGTGGTCACCGTGGTAATGCACACTGAACTACACACTGTGATACACACTGGACTACACACTGCGAAACACACTGTGAGGCACACCTCAATACACACTGGAATCAACACTGTGATACATACTGTCATACACACTACAATGCACACTGTGATACACACTGTACTAAACAATGTAGTACACACTTCTACCCACTGTGATAGGCATTATGATATGCACTACAATACACACTGCAATACACACAGCGATACGCACACTGATACGCACTGAGATATGCTCTACaatacacactactacacataGTGATACACACTACAATACACACCGTTCTAAACATTGTGCTACACCCGGTTTCAGAAACAGAGGACATCCCCTGGTTCCCCCAGAAGATCTCCGATCTGGATCTGTGTGCCAACCGGGTGCTGATGTACGGATCCGAGCTGGATGCAGACCACCCGGTACGTACCTCCATGTGGAGGGGCTCGGAGGGTAGCTCCACCATCTACACCCTTCCTTACCCCTAATACCTACCCTGCCTCATTATAATTAACGAGTGACTTTTGGGATTTTTCTTTCACAGGGTTTCAAAGACAATCTGTATCGTCAGCGGCGGAAATTTTTCGCTGATCTGGCCATGTGCTACAAACAGTAAGTAGTTAACCTTCAGCTGGCATCAGTGGGAAATGTGCAATATATGAAATAACTTGTTGATATCTTACACGTGACCATGTAGCACTCTACTATCATATTCCTTCTTCCCACTAAAGTCCTGTTTTATTTGAACACTCGTGTTCCCGTTCCAGCGGAGAACCGATCCCGCGCATCGAGttcacggaggaggaggtgcggaCGTGGGGGGTGGTGTTCAGGGAGCTCAACAAACTGTACCCCAGCCACGCCTGCAGAGAGTACCTGAAGAACCTCCCCCTGCTGACCAAGTACTGCAACTACAGGGAGGACAACATCCCCCAGCTCGAGGACATCTCCCGCTTCCTCAAGGGTAGGGCTGGGAAGGTCCTACCAATAAATAGACAGGCCAGACCTGGGTTTCAGGTAGAGCACAAGGATTTAGACTTGTTTT is a genomic window containing:
- the LOC130403398 gene encoding tryptophan 5-hydroxylase 1-like isoform X2, translating into MFPQKPEGPLPRRGRSFDSVNTGYEDKQIHNEINKVTFGKIKENKDNKTRSPSPDCPNSSAKGRAAIVFSLKNEVGGLVKALKLFQDKHVNLVHIESRKSKRRNSDFEIFVDCDSNNEQLKELTHLLRKHTNIVEMDPPDESAVLEEETEDIPWFPQKISDLDLCANRVLMYGSELDADHPGFKDNLYRQRRKFFADLAMCYKHGEPIPRIEFTEEEVRTWGVVFRELNKLYPSHACREYLKNLPLLTKYCNYREDNIPQLEDISRFLKERSGFTIRPVAGYLSPRDFLAGLAFRVFHCTQYVRHSSDPLYTPEPDTCHELLGHVPLLAEPSFAQFSQEIGLASLGASDEAVQKLATCYFFTVEFGLCKQEGRLRAYGAGLLSSISELKHALSENAHILTFDPAVTCNQECIITTFQDVYFVSESFEEAKAKMREFAKTIRRPFTVRYNPYTQSVDVLKDTSSITSVVEDLRHELDIVGDALNRLSVHHGV
- the LOC130403398 gene encoding tryptophan 5-hydroxylase 1-like isoform X1, whose protein sequence is MLVIPLCVFLSLYRNRASDLFLTPSSCVRPNPVPLSQINKVTFGKIKENKDNKTRSPSPDCPNSSAKGRAAIVFSLKNEVGGLVKALKLFQDKHVNLVHIESRKSKRRNSDFEIFVDCDSNNEQLKELTHLLRKHTNIVEMDPPDESAVLEEETEDIPWFPQKISDLDLCANRVLMYGSELDADHPGFKDNLYRQRRKFFADLAMCYKHGEPIPRIEFTEEEVRTWGVVFRELNKLYPSHACREYLKNLPLLTKYCNYREDNIPQLEDISRFLKERSGFTIRPVAGYLSPRDFLAGLAFRVFHCTQYVRHSSDPLYTPEPDTCHELLGHVPLLAEPSFAQFSQEIGLASLGASDEAVQKLATCYFFTVEFGLCKQEGRLRAYGAGLLSSISELKHALSENAHILTFDPAVTCNQECIITTFQDVYFVSESFEEAKAKMREFAKTIRRPFTVRYNPYTQSVDVLKDTSSITSVVEDLRHELDIVGDALNRLSVHHGV